Sequence from the Strix uralensis isolate ZFMK-TIS-50842 chromosome 1, bStrUra1, whole genome shotgun sequence genome:
gagataattttttaaaaggtacaaTGTAACTGAGGAACATAACCAAACTCTATCAAAAAAAGTGTAATTAGATAAAAGACATCAATTTATTTTAAGaaggtatatatatttttttttttacagacacTTACAGAAATCaggtgaaaaaaatacattttatggaCAAAAACTAGTTTCTCTTGCACTAATTTTAAGAAGcaagacagtaaaaataataagcaTAGAACTAATCTGAACAAAGCCAAACAGGTGAAAATTCAGATGCAGCTGTCTCGGAGAAAGCAATGCAACTCAAAACTAGCTCTTGTTCAGCTTGGGTTCTAGTGCCACCTGctgaaataacagtatttttccCCTTGCAACCATAAATAtgcaatttaaattaattcaCTGCATTAGAGGGCAATACATGAAGAAAGGTCACAAAGAAGATGAGGTGCTTGAGTAATCTAAGTGCACATCCAGAGTGCCATACACCAGGCCTAGCAAATTGAGAACCTTCTCTTGAATGATGTCAACCTGCTCTGAAGGGCAATAGTCATCCAAACTTGATCTGTAACAAGGAATTGAAAAAAAGCATGAGAGAATACAGGTATCACCACCATCACCACATTTTGTATTCTTGTAGTGCTCTGTGTCTAGGCTGAAGCTACTTTCAAACTGTGGTGAGTTCTGCCTCCCAGTATCCCTTCAAAGCATAGCGTCTCGTTACAGCTTTCAGCAGTAACAGTTTGCCTGAAATTGAACAGGAGGTCTGGAGCAGATTAAGAATGTGACCCGTTCATCCTTCCAATTCTACTCTCTTCCTGCCTCTGACACAGAACATGTTGGCAGTCAAAGTTCAAGCAAATGATCTAATTAAAGGACTGGTGGAAAGTTAAGACTGAAAAATTCAAATGCTACTAGTAAAATAGGTAGGAAAACTCAAAAAACAAATATTCACAATCCCTGGGATATAACATTATTTACAGTATCTATTAATGAACTGCAAATAGATAGTAGTAAAAAAGCAGAGCTGACACTTCTTGTAGGGACACACATTTTATATCTGTCAAGATCTACATAAATGATTCTGTATATTCTCTGCAACAGTGGATGATAACCCTGCAGCTGGCATAGGAAGTACAGCTTTCTTTTACTGTAGGTATTAGCCACACTGTTTCTTGTTGACAAAACCAATTTCATGTCAGCTTCTGCTACTGTTGATTGCCCTTTAAGGGCACACTTACTATTTCTGAAGTGATTAAATTACAATAATTTGTCAACAGATACACCGTGGTTTTCAAATTAAGTTTTCCCAGGACAGATCCCTGGTTCTCACAGGTCCCTGGCCTCAAACTCCATCCTGTTCTCCCAAATAATACCCTTACAGTCCTGGAAGCATAACTTTTATCCCATACAAAGCTTTACTAGAGCTTTCTAGAATATAAATCCCTTTCAGCCTTTTAGATGAAAATCCCTTCTATCAGAagtttcactgaaaacagaaatcctaTCTGTAGTGCAATAAACCCTAGAGCAAGAGAGTAAGGAAGGTGAGATTTCAGCCCATGCAGGCTTGTCCAAGCTAACTTTGCTCTAACTAGCACAATTGATAAAAGTAGTGGAGATGTATGAACCTCAGTGACAGCTATCAATCTCAGCACACTCAAGGCCTCATCACAGGCTTTACATAGCCCGTGATGAAGTTCATTAAGCCATCGTACTTTCACTGCTTTTGAAATCTGTGCTAGCTACTCTAAAACCTAGTAAAACCAGCCATCAGCACAGAACCTTGCCTTAGCTGTGTAGATACTGTCACTGCCTTATGATCAACATTTTCAAACGTCAGTTTTCACTACACTGTAGACAGAATTTAAGATGTGCCAACCAGTGCTATATTGATAGAATCATTCAGCTTCATAAGCACCGTCTGAGCATTTTAAAGTGAAAGTATCTACATAGTCTTACCGAGCAACTGTCACAAGTGTGGGTTTAGGCATATCTTTTAGTAGAACTTTAATGGATTGTAGGAGGCCTTCAATCTCCTCTTCAGTGCTAACATGGTGAGGAAGCTCCATATAATCACAGGTCAGACCAGCCTGATGGACCTACATgtaaattaaaaagagatttaatttcAGCCGATGAATTACGGATACAGCTTATCTGTGTAAAAAATCTCTAAGATACCATACCTAGCCCAGTAGGTAACTTACACCTCTTCAGGCAGTAAGagttgggcttttttccccaacttgttctttaaacaaaaagaaaaaaattctggagGTTGTATGGATTGTTTCATTACCTCCAGCATGCTGTACCTCTCCTATGAATTCAGAGTATGCTGCAGCCCTTGAAGATGATAGGTCTGATCTTTTACAAATAGGTATCTTAAGTTCTATAAAGTATATCAACAGACCCTGTTGATATGAAACCTTCCTTCACAGGAAGCAGCCTGAGACATCACAGTCCTTAAAGATCACATTACTGTTGCCTAAATATAGAGAAGCAGAGTAGAATGTtagaagctttaaaaagaaaagctggccTAAGTAAtacaacatattaaaaaaaaaaaaaaagtaccaaaatCTCACAAACTCCTGAATTGAGAAGCAAGTCTGAGATGAAATGAACCATGATCTTTTCCCTCCCTGTTGAAGCTGGTTTTGAAATCTGTCTACTTTCTGCTGTTTTACCTAGTCACCTACCATTTCATAGTCTGGGCTTTCCATCCTGGTTTTCAAACTGTGAACTAGTTGAACAAGTGACTTCATTCTGGagttaaaacaaaatcaaaacttgTTACATAAACAGTTGGAAACATATATATTTACCTtaagtggtaaaaaaaaaaaaaaaaaaaaagaaaaaggaagcagaaagtaGAAGTTATCGTGGCCTAGGATTTGAAAAGAAATTTGCCTCTCTGTGTCATCTTGCAcctgagaaaaatggaaattatcaGTACTATTATACTGTTTCACCATGTCTTTCTTAGAAAGCCCCTATACCTGCCTCTGGCAATgcctctttgcatttcttttaggGCAGACCTGGAGAGAAGCTGTTGTAGCTCAAAGTTGTATGAACTTGACAGGAAATCCCTGTGGTCACTGTTACACAGGTGTGGCAGTAATGGCTGCATTTGATGGGGAAAATGAGTGATTTTCCTATCAAGGGAAagcttgctgtttcttttcagctAAAAACATTTAGTTTAAAAGCATAGTGGATACTATTGAGATGTTTTGTGGACACAGTTACTCAGGTACAGCCTTTCATGCACTTtcatttttccacagaaagcagaACCTTCAGGAGCACCAGAGAAGTCCTTCTGCATAAACACTGTAGCCTGTTGCTTTTTTGAGAGATCTGCTGTACACAGATCACTAAAGTTTTAGTCACCAAACATGCCTCCCTCCGCAGAGAACAGAATTTGCATGAAGCTGTACAAGGCTGATCTTGCAAGGACTACCAATGGCACTCAAGACAGCAGACTGCCTTTCCTTTTGTCTGACTTTCTCCTCTAAATCTAAAGGAAAAATGGTAGCCCTGCATAGATCTTGTCCAgcctctctccttttctgttaGCAAAGTGCTGGGCTAATCTGTTCCCGAACTACTCTTCGCATTTTAAGCCATTTAGAAATCTCCTACCCAGGATATGAAGCCCACTTCTGTAGGGTCTCTTCATCATCATTGTCACACAAATCTGCAAATGCTGCTTCCAGATCTTCTAGCTGATGAACACGGTCTTCAACACAATCCAGCAAGCCCTCCTTTAAATAACCACATataaaagttatgaaaaaaagaGGTAAGAATGTCATGGCTTACCCTATGATTTGAATTCTGAAATGACTGATCTACTGGAAGTGGGGAATCAGAAACAACTGATTCATTACTACAAAACATCTTTTCAAGAGGATCAGAATGAATGCCTGCAGAAGCTGTTATACCTTCAGAATAAATCACCTCTCTGCTCTTTCCtacaacagatgaaaaaaagcaacatcTACATTTCAGCAGAATACAGAGGAGTAAGAAACTGTATATGACTAATTGTTGGATTTGTTCCTACAGCACTGAAATGCTCAGATGAGTACAAGCTTTAACTTTTtgtaatgaaaggaaaatttaatctttcttttttttttttaaaaaaaaataattattaaatcaaacgcattttcagaaaaacagaagaaaaattgatgTTTTGAGGTTCTATCAACTCCGCATGCCTAAAAAGAcatggaattaatttaaaatgtcaattaTTGCTCTGATCCTGCAAAGGTTTATGCCCTTTCTTAAAAAGTTCAGAACACATAAAGAGGCAATCTTCTTGGAGTGAGGCATGCAAACATTTGCAGAAAGAGATCCTACATACCAAGTGAAAAAGCAATGCTTGGCGTATTTGGTATTAAAAATGCTCATGCAGTGGTGCgtgaaggaaattaaaaagcacTTTGGAATAGGTGGATAACAGTTAAGAACATAACAATTCCCTCTTAGGATTCTGCTGGCTCTAAACAGATGCTGCTTCTTTTGGTCAGTGATGTCAACTTTGGGCTAATATTTAAGAGGAGCTGAGAGGGTATCAATCATTCATGAAGTACAGCTTTATGATCCTATGCTGGGGTAtgaataaaacagttttattaataaaacagttttatATCACATCTGATCCCCCTCTATactccttaaaaaacaaaaccaaacaaaaattgcCAAAACAACACAACATTATCTTGTAGTGTGATAGAAATGTAACCATACTCTGGAATTTTAAGAGACTAGATATGTAGAATATTTTCTGAAACTCTGAAAAACACAAAGTTCACTAGCTTTCTACCTTCAAACCCTTTAAATTGACTGTCTCACTATAAAACCATCCATTAATCTGTTCTTGCCTTGTTCAGTTCTATGCCTATCCATTACTCACTGTCTACTAACGATTTCAGTTTCCTCCTATAAATTTGTTGGCTTTTGTAAATAACTTATGCCCTGAAACCATATTGGGAATTTAAATCACACGTGTTTACCCTTTTCACATTTAACTACCTTTTAAACTGGTAACTGTTTTTATCGCTGATTTGACTaacaaatatgaaaatgaatttggCAATCTTCCACATATCTCCATTTCTTTATACACACATATTAATTAGGATTCAATAATCTGTGATCATTATATATGTTGAATATATTAAACTCTCTGTAACAGTGTTCAGATGAGATTACTAAAACAAAGATGAGATCTTGTTTAGAAATTACTTGGCGTAGTGACCATTAACATGGCTGTCTCCATGATTTGGGCTCGTGGCTGAATGACTATTTTGGCAGCTACAGCAGGCTTACATTTTCATGATTCAGAAGCGTGCAATGCATACAATGAAAAGTACATTACAGTGGTATAATACTGTCCTTTCCACATCTAAATAAATAGGTACAATACTAGTTAGGCACTCAGCACAGCTCTGACTATCAAGGAAGAGCAACTATGGCAAGGGAGGGAAGGGCCGGGGGTGGggaaccccaaaccaaaaaaagccccaaaccaaacccctgtTAAGTTATAAAAAGAACAAGATTGCAGATGACTtactgtgttttcatttcttccttgtCAATTACCACTTgtttactgaaattaattttcacacTCATGCGAAATATTTATGCAGTTCACACATTTAAACATTTAATAGGAAAGAACTCCTAAGATGCTGCTGATTAGCATGCTGCACAGCTTAATTGGAGACCACTTCATTAAGCACCTTTCATAGGTTCTTTCCTTGTTGTAACTCATTTTTATTGGGTAAATCAAAAGAATCATTGCCTCATACATCCCACAAGGAAACACCATACCTCTGTTGCATTTCTATGAGGCTTCTTGAAACTGTACAACTCTTGCAAAAGCTCATATTCtgtctttgaaaaagaaagaagaggtaaaaaaatAGGGTCTTCACATGAGAAACAAAATCCTTAAAGCCCTCCTCCTACAAAAAAAGAATCTAATGGCTAAGATCATTCCTCTACTCTAGTACTGCAGACAACTCTGAATAAATGCAGGTGGGGAGGCTGTGAGGCTCGAGAAAGCAGTGCTTCATGGCCTCAGCCAAACATTTTGCAATTGCTTAACTTTAAGCCTGACTTCAAGAACACAGCTTTAAAAGCTAAGTATTTACAGTCTGTTAGTTAAAGAGTCTCTGAAATTAAACATACATTTTGCTGAACTATGGTCCCAATGAGATTCTGAGTAAAACTGAGATAGCGGATTTAGGCAGACAAAACCAACAGGAGAGTATGACTATAAACAAAAAACAGACAGGTAAAGGCTTCACGTTGGTTGGCCAAGTTCACAAGTAAACTATTACAGGGGCTTGTCAGCTCTACTCCCTGATAATATTCAGGTTTATCAAGGATAAACAGATCTCTTTATTTAACAGCATTCAAAAGGTGAACACTTGAATTTTCCAGGAGTAGAGGACAGACTATTCAATTTTTACAGAACTGCAAAGCATCTTTAGGGCAATGTTTTGGATTTTAGACTTTTTTTGGTGGGAAGACAATACCCTTCTGTATTGGTGAACCATCTTTGCTTTTTAGTTTTTCCCTTGTATTCTTACATTTCAAGTGTTAGCTTGTGAAAAATTTTTGGATGGAATTACCATAGTTTACAACAGAGGGAACCTGGTTAAGAAGTATTAACTGTAAATGAAATGATATCAAAAAAGGTGCACAGGATGCTCTAACTGGGAAACTATCatagcacaaaaccaaaagaaagcacaagaaataaaacaaaaagcctaCCACTACGAAACCCCcgcaaaaccaaccaaacaccaccaccacacccctCCCCAAACTCCCCCATTATTTTATTCAGGATGTATTTTACCTAAGAGAGGTACTGAACTTTATTCTTATATGGCAAGACCCCCACAGTGCTTTCCATTTGCTGTACACTTCTCTTTGTGATTCAGAGCAACTAGCATTGCACATTGTCTGAAGATACTGTGATCATAAATACTGAAGGTCAGAAGCTAACAGAGGTCAGGGACACTATATTCACTTCTTTACACTGAGGCAGCCTAGCTGAAACTCAAAGATGTCAGATGTTCACCAGCACAGGCTGATGTTAGACCAGTGTTATAGAAAGATTTAAATGCTACAAAGAGTCTggatactgcagaaaaaaattgtaaaccTAAATGCCAATTTCCAGGGCAGATTAGTTAGTTCCCAAAAATCCTGTTCACATCAAGAAAAGCTGTTAACTGCTTTGCACCTTTGAGGATCTACATATTTATGACTCGATACAGGTGAGCTGCCTTTGCTGTGCAGGCAAGTTATAAATGGAATACAAGGCAGAGTCTTAAGCTGAGAGACATGGCATCGGAGACCATAGTTGGTTGCTTACCCTTATACTCAGCAGTCCAGACAGAGGAAATGAGAGTAACAGCCTCTCATCAGAAAAAGTTACCACTCTTTGGGGGTAAAGAATGATACAATCTGTCATCCTTCCCTGATGAATCTTGCTGTGGGTATTTGGAACATTACCTTTGGAAACCCAAACATAACTTTTATGTCCCAAGCAACAAGCAGAAGTGAGCCATACATCTTTGAGCTTGAATGTGCACTCAATACCTGTTTCAAATATAAGGCTCTACCCCTGTTAGGTTGTTGTACTTCTCTGGAGTGTACACTTCCTTAGAATGTCTCTCCTTCAAATATTATCATGATTTACTAATCATGATCAGCTGATCTGCTGATTTAGCCTAGGTGAAAATTTCTCCAGACATCAATGCTAGGACTGGTACCCTTGTGAATGTAAGAGGCCTTTCCATTGTCATGCTTACCTTTGTGTACATTTCTTTGAAcggatttttaactgaaaaaaaatctaagtcaaTGTCTAAAACATATGCATCCCCTTTCTGCAGTACTTGGCAGACATCTTTAACTATTTCCCTTATTGGGCATTCGCTGTTTCTGAGAGAGCTTGAAGCTGAGCACTCTGACAATGTTTCTGCCTTGTTCCAGGCACTTgcattttgtatttcctttttcttcagacttgGGGTGCTGTGATCAAGGTCACCAGGAGCCACTGATGAAGAGGCAGAAACAGTGCTTGCTGGGTCATCTGTATTTAGCTTCAGTCTCTTAGCAGATGCTACGTCGCCATTTTCTTCCTGGCTGTTTGATGCTTCAGTAGGATTGATGAGAATGACATGTAAATTTAAAGGCTTCTGGTTTTCTAGCTGATCAGCAGGGACATAAAGACCATCACTTAAAAAGTAATGATCTGTACCTGTAACCCTACAATTGACAATAACTCACAGTTAATATACTTCTTTGCAAAGAGCTTAGAAAAAAGCATGTACACTTAAGGGATTTGGAGAAGAATGAATAGATGATTGATGGGTAACAAAGGCAATAAAACTGtgtacaaaaaattatttattttaatctgtaggtttttaaattgaagtttttTATACTTCTTTATTGCTGAATCAATGTATTAAAATtcactttgtattttttataaCAGCCCTACAAGGTTTTTAATGGGTAAGAAAAAGATTCTACATTATGTGCTACTAAGATTAATTTGCTATtgaattgcattttaaagaaaacattcagaatttaACAAGATACTGTTGATATTATGGCATATAAGACTGCAAAGCTATAGATATTTTGTCTTGGattgcatatttttaaaggaaaattctgtTAGTTGTGTTTTGAGAATTACCATGAAACCCATGGATATTAATTtagtaaaagtaaaatattatgaATTAATAGGTAGCATTTAACTTTTCTTTACCACCAATACAGATTCCCTGTTCTAAGTGGGAAAGAGGAGGTAGCTTGAGGATGAATAGCGACACATCAAGGGAAcccatttaattaaaaacaaacaaaaaacaacatgaaaaactCTGCTTACAGTGAAAATgtaaagaatattattttcaagCCATATTTCAGTACATTAAACCTTAAGTATCataaattcatattaaaaaacaAGCTTAAGAAGTGTGAACTTCTGCTCACTTGTGTTAAGGCTTTATTTGATACAGGGTATCATTGTCAATCAACCACAAAGACAAATAATTTCATGAGCAGCAGAGATGTGAAGCTTAGTTCCCTCATGTCTGGTAGCTGGATTATCCTAAGCCTGCTAAGGTAAGAGCCTGGATCACAACTTCATCTTGTTGATGGAGCATTCACAGGGCCTTTTCTCAGAAATTCTCCAAGGTTCAACACGAGCTCATGCTACCGCCCTTCCCTTAGTGGGACACTAAGGCATCTATTGCCTATCCAGCCACTGTTGTCAACAGAACTTTTAGGAAATTCCTATTTCTGAGGACTCTTTTCCAGTCTTCCTTCATGATTTTTGTAAGCCTAGAACCTGAAGAAAAGATACGTGACTGTCTTCAAAAGGCAGCTTGAAACGTTTTCAAGGTTGCTAAGGTGACCAGAGGATCTGTGGGAGAGCTATTCAGCCATCATGAAGTACTTCTATATGTGTGCTAGTTCTCATGGTTAAATGTAACTGAAAGCATTAGCTTTTCTCTTATTATTTATGTTTACTTTAGGCCTCAGATTCAGAACTTTAGAGCTTCTGTGTTTTTAGGTGGTAAAACAAAGcatttctctgctgccttctgtTAAACTTGCTTCAAAAGATTTATTCTGATATGCTGGCAAGAGGCACGATTTGTAAATGTCCATTCAAAAATCACAATGCA
This genomic interval carries:
- the C1H5orf22 gene encoding UPF0489 protein C5orf22 homolog isoform X3, giving the protein MPAVYAGHISQVVWLHPPWAQQISEGKHHFLIGKDISTTTIRVTGTDHYFLSDGLYVPADQLENQKPLNLHVILINPTEASNSQEENGDVASAKRLKLNTDDPASTVSASSSVAPGDLDHSTPSLKKKEIQNASAWNKAETLSECSASSSLRNSECPIREIVKDVCQVLQKGDAYVLDIDLDFFSVKNPFKEMYTKTEYELLQELYSFKKPHRNATEEGLLDCVEDRVHQLEDLEAAFADLCDNDDEETLQKWASYPGMKSLVQLVHSLKTRMESPDYEMVHQAGLTCDYMELPHHVSTEEEIEGLLQSIKVLLKDMPKPTLVTVARSSLDDYCPSEQVDIIQEKVLNLLGLVYGTLDVHLDYSSTSSSL
- the C1H5orf22 gene encoding UPF0489 protein C5orf22 homolog isoform X1; translated protein: MNGGGPGAGSGARARGGCLRAYSALPVWVVEDHQDVLPFIYRAIGSKHLPASNISFVHLDSHPDLLIPVNMPADTVFDKEALFSELSIENWIMPAVYAGHISQVVWLHPPWAQQISEGKHHFLIGKDISTTTIRVTGTDHYFLSDGLYVPADQLENQKPLNLHVILINPTEASNSQEENGDVASAKRLKLNTDDPASTVSASSSVAPGDLDHSTPSLKKKEIQNASAWNKAETLSECSASSSLRNSECPIREIVKDVCQVLQKGDAYVLDIDLDFFSVKNPFKEMYTKTEYELLQELYSFKKPHRNATEEGLLDCVEDRVHQLEDLEAAFADLCDNDDEETLQKWASYPGMKSLVQLVHSLKTRMESPDYEMVHQAGLTCDYMELPHHVSTEEEIEGLLQSIKVLLKDMPKPTLVTVARSSLDDYCPSEQVDIIQEKVLNLLGLVYGTLDVHLDYSSTSSSL
- the C1H5orf22 gene encoding UPF0489 protein C5orf22 homolog isoform X2, producing the protein MIELSIENWIMPAVYAGHISQVVWLHPPWAQQISEGKHHFLIGKDISTTTIRVTGTDHYFLSDGLYVPADQLENQKPLNLHVILINPTEASNSQEENGDVASAKRLKLNTDDPASTVSASSSVAPGDLDHSTPSLKKKEIQNASAWNKAETLSECSASSSLRNSECPIREIVKDVCQVLQKGDAYVLDIDLDFFSVKNPFKEMYTKTEYELLQELYSFKKPHRNATEEGLLDCVEDRVHQLEDLEAAFADLCDNDDEETLQKWASYPGMKSLVQLVHSLKTRMESPDYEMVHQAGLTCDYMELPHHVSTEEEIEGLLQSIKVLLKDMPKPTLVTVARSSLDDYCPSEQVDIIQEKVLNLLGLVYGTLDVHLDYSSTSSSL